One genomic region from Nymphaea colorata isolate Beijing-Zhang1983 chromosome 10, ASM883128v2, whole genome shotgun sequence encodes:
- the LOC116262207 gene encoding E3 ubiquitin-protein ligase HEL2, which yields MDDCCAVCAEPLEWVAYGSCGHREVCSTCVVRLRFVLGDKRCCICKVESSTVFVTKAMGDYTRVFNDFSMFPAGNNEGQVGSYWFHEDTQAYFDDLDHYKMIKAMCRLSCSICDARGAEAQGNEASKRKEKFRNIDQLKRHLFHRHKTFMCDLCLEGRKVFICEQKLYSRAQLNQHMSTGDSEVDGSESDRGGFSGHPMCDFCRKRFYGDNELYLHMSTEHYTCHICQRMHPGQYDYYKNYDDLEMHFRREHFLCEDDACLEKKFVVFASESEMKRHNALEHGGRMSRSKRNAVLQIPTSFRYRRSNEHDFRRRRGRGYMSDQQLPVASEASMEMRNLENALVQSSAAQAGPNNIEAEESLVIPFELLATSSDVESQLVSSRYLEALNQRSRNGALEESSFPPLPAVQANNVQNQKMSTRSSMAARLRNKGRVTVLNSAQRRPPMVSSATTPVLSSAPARTSVNPGHASSNFSGSSWESSGGGSSSHLVATTKIARAPANSSVSPVSLQSSISSNQMPQSSGPLLEVEDIQAANRSLVEKIRAGLDFNVEKYASFREISAQYRQGQIDTKSYLTHVQQFGLSHLVLELARLCPDPHKQRELLDVYNASLKNNGMPQEAGQGTKKQSSGYGGRSVKGKAPVINEAGNSSNSQSLLADGFIETVRKLQSSMPQEEGAEVLTKDGYRSSKAKEKIVPVECRIGPSTVNEQSSVPSRQGDSFRADQLRASDTGDKWSCSLCTLLNESMNTRCSACGMAKGASTSNSGDTGTSKGKRKTSKFHRVRLGDGSSAALLDLRQPEHSPRHQAETVSDKGGGKNLPVRGVWRNGGGQRLMATTLKQPSK from the exons ATGGACGATTGCTGTGCTGTGTGCGCGGAGCCCCTGGAATGGGTCGCCTACGGCTCCTGCGGCCACCGGGAGGTGTGCTCGACGTGCGTCGTTCGCCTGCGTTTCGTGCTCGGCGACAAGCGCTGCTGCATCTGCAAGGTGGAATCGTCCACCGTTTTCGTCACCAAG GCCATGGGAGACTATACTAGAGTGTTCAATGATTTTAGCATGTTTCCTGCTGGTAACAATGAGGGTCAAGTTGGTTCGTATTGGTTCCACGAGGACACACAGGCATACTTTGATGATCTGGATCACTACAAGATGATCAAAGCTATGTGCAGACTTTCTTGTAGTATATGTGATGCACGAGGAGCGGAAGCTCAAGGGAACGAAGcttcaaaaagaaaggaaaagtttaGAAACATTGATCAATTGAAGAGACATTTGTTTCATAGGCACAAAACTTTCATGTGTGACCTATGTTTGGAAGGAAGGAAG GTTTTTATCTGTGAGCAAAAGCTTTATTCAAGAGCTCAGTTGAATCAACACATGAGTACTGGTGACTCTGAAGTAGATGGCAGTGAAAGCGATAGGGGTGGATTTTCAGGTCACCCTATGTGTGATTTCTGCAGAAAAAGATTTTATGGGGATAACGAGCTGTACTTGCATATGTCTACGGAACATTATACTTGCCATATATGTCAAAG AATGCATCCAGGGCAGTATGACTACTATAAAAACTATGATGATTTGGAG ATGCATTTTCGAAGAGAGCATTTTCTTTGTGAAGATGATGCAtgccttgagaagaaatttgttGTGTTTGCGTCTGAGTCTGAAATGAAG AGGCATAATGCTCTTGAACATGGTGGTCGTATGTCTCGTTCCAAGCGCAATGCAGTACTTCAG ATACCAACTAGCTTCCGCTACCGACGAAGTAACGAACATGACTTTCGGCGAAGAAGAGGTCGAGGATACATGTCTGATCAGCAACTTCCAGTTGCTAGTGAAGCAAGCATGGAAATGAGAAACCTGGAAAATGCACTTGTTCAATCATCTGCTGCACAGGCAGGGCCAAATAATATCGAAGCAGAAGAAAGTTTAGTTATACCGTTTGAGTTGTTGGCAACCTCATCTGATGTCGAATCACAACTGGTATCTTCCAGGTATCTTGAGGCCCTCAACCAAAGATCAAGGAATGGAGCTCTTGAAGAGTCTTCCTTCCCTCCACTCCCTGCAGTGCAAGCTAATAATgtacaaaaccaaaaaatgtcAACTCGGAGTTCCATGGCTGCTCGTCTTCGCAATAAAGGACGTGTAACCGTTCTGAACTCTGCGCAGAGAAGACCACCTATGGTTTCTTCGGCTACTACACCAGTTCTGAGTTCTGCTCCGGCAAGGACATCGGTGAATCCTGGACATGCATCATCTAATTTTTCTGGTTCCTCATGGGAATCAAGTGGCGGTGGTAGTTCCAGCCATTTGGTAGCCACAACAAAAATTGCTAGAGCACCTGCAAATTCTTCGGTGTCTCCTGTTTCACTGCAGTCTTCCATCTCTAGCAACCAAATGCCTCAAAGTAGTGGGCCCTTGCTTGAAGTGGAGGACATACAAGCTGCTAACAGATCTTTGGTGGAGAAGATTCGTGCTGGTTTGGATTTCAATGTGGAGAAATATGCTTCGTTCAGAGAAATATCTGCTCAATACCGGCAAGGTCAGATTGATACAAAGAGTTATTTGACGCATGTCCAGCAGTTTGGTTTATCTCATCTGGTTCTTGAACTTGCACGCCTCTGTCCTGACCCACACAAACAGAGGGAGCTTTTGGATGTCTATAATGCCAGTTTGAAGAATAATGGGATGCCTCAAGAAGCTGGTCAGGGGACAAAAAAACAGAGTTCAGGGTATGGTGGTAGATCTGTTAAGGGGAAGGCTCCAGTAATTAATGAGGCTGGGAACAGTAGTAACTCACAAAGTTTGTTAGCAGATGGTTTTATTGAAACAGTTAGGAAATTACAGTCCTCTATGCCACAAGAAGAGGGAGCTGAGGTGCTGACAAAAGATGGATATCGATCTTCCAAAGCAAAGGAAAAGATTGTGCCAGTTGAATGTCGAATAGGGCCCAGTACCGTAAATGAGCAGTCTAGTGTTCCTAGCAGACAAGGTGATTCTTTCCGGGCAGATCAACTGCGTGCTTCAGATACTGGTGATAAGTGGTCGTGTAGTTTATGTACTCTGTTAAATGAGAGTATGAACACAAGATGTTCTGCATGTGGCATGGCAAAAGGTGCATCAACTTCAAATTCTGGTGATACAGGAACAAGCAAGGGAAAGCggaaaacttcaaaatttcatagaGTTCGACTTGGTGATGGTTCATCCGCAGCACTTCTTGATCTGCGGCAGCCAGAACATTCTCCAAGGCACCAGGCGGAGACTGTGTCTGATAAAGGTGGTGGCAAAAACCTTCCTGTTCGTGGGGTTTGGAGGAATGGTGGAGGACAGAGGCTGATGGCTACGACTCTGAAACAACCGTCCAAATGA
- the LOC116262057 gene encoding pentatricopeptide repeat-containing protein At5g52850, chloroplastic, with protein MSHILFHTCCPKLLPFFPLWLLSLGKNNSRRLLTVVSYSNHLSDQNPCSISSGSPNNQDLRLVFNGKGRLQNFEHSPALHYNGNLHSPYVSREHCLWFISICNSRALKVGVAVHGLITKLGLEHDLFLNNNLLSLYVKCFDIVHASKLFDEMPKKDVVSWTGMISAYVKCGENEKAIGLFDMMVFSGLIPNKFTFASALRACTSAGASEHGRHIHAWMTKCGFVSNTVLGSALIDFYSKCEKFVEAYDVFLEMQFHDVISCTTMIAAFIQEQDPSSALRLYLQMEEWGISPNEFTFVNLLPASFSLGRKCVKSVHAHIVLLGIKLNLVLKTALIDTYLKFGMIEEANKVLNQTPESDTFLWTTVIAGLTQAENFVEAIDAFCSMGAARVSPNSYTYAGILKACSCIPLLEFGMLIHSRVWKVGLQENASVVNALVDMYMKCLRSEDALSLFKEVPTPDVILWTSLITGFAIHNQEREAVQAFNYMQAAGIQATSSTFASLLKACSSKLDQVGRFHGCIIKSGADADIAVGNSLVDVYARFGMMEDAWSITKTMADRDVVTYTSLAKGNNHLGHHLEALDVMHVLLDDNVRVDNFCLATFLSASAGLPALEAGKQIHCCAVKTGFEHWISVGNSLVDMYGKCGNTRDSQRMFTLIPNPNVVSWNALMAGMASNGQFASALHCFEEMQLVGLNPDDVTFLLALYACSHGGLVERGRQIFKQMHEIHKVTATLDHYVCMVDLLGRAGFLESAAELTESMPFRPDALLYKTLLSSCKLHKNVGLGEYAAGRALELDPTDPATYVLLANMYDDAAKSDSANSVRLMLKQRGLKKNPGQSWIEIRNKLYHFTSGDRFHPQTAEMHAKLEKLNVDVRKLGYEGTDRKQNSYHSERLALAFGLLHAPHSAAIRVIKNLRICSDCHSFIRFVSILVDRDIIIRDGNRFHSFKNGVCSCGEYW; from the coding sequence ATGAGTCACATCCTATTTCATACGTGTTGCCCCAAACTgttgcccttcttccctttgTGGCTACTTTCATTGGGTAAGAACAATTCCAGAAGGCTGCTAACCGTTGTTTCTTATAGTAATCATCTTAGTGACCAAAACCCATGTTCCATTTCTAGTGGTAGCCCCAACAACCAAGACCTGCGGCTGGTATTTAATGGAAAGGGCAGATTACAGAATTTTGAACATTCCCCAGCTTTGCATTATAACGGCAATCTACATTCTCCTTATGTTTCTAGGGAACACTGCTTATGGTTTATCTCAATATGCAATTCAAGGGCCCTGAAAGTGGGTGTTGCTGTACATGGCCTTATTACAAAGCTCGGGCTTGAGCACGATCTGTTTTTGAACAATAATCTGCTTTCACTGTATGTGAAATGCTTTGACATCGTCCATGCGAGtaaattgtttgatgaaatgcctaaAAAGGATGTAGTTTCATGGACTGGGATGATATCTGCTTACGTCAAGTGTGGAGAGAATGAGAAGGCTATTGGTTTATTTGATATGATGGTTTTCTCTGGCTTGATCCCCAACAAATTCACTTTTGCAAGTGCTTTGCGTGCTTGCACTTCTGCTGGGGCATCGGAGCATGGAAGGCACATTCATGCATGGATGACAAAGTGTGGATTTGTGTCAAATACAGTTCTGGGAAGTGCCTTGATTGACTTCTATTCGAAGTGTGAGAAATTTGTGGAGGCATATGATGTTTTCTTGGAAATGCAATTTCATGATGTGATCAGTTGTACAACCATGATTGCTGCATTTATTCAGGAACAGGACCCCAGTTCGGCATTGAGGTTGTATCTTCAAATGGAAGAATGGGGAATATCACCAAATGAGTTCACTTTTGTCAATCTGCTACCGGCATCATTTTCTCTTGGTCGCAAGTGTGTTAAATCAGTTCATGCTCATATAGTTCTTCTGGGCATTAAActtaatttggttttaaaaactGCTCTGATTGATACGTACTTGAAATTTGGAATGATTGAAGAAGCTAACAAAGTTTTGAATCAAACACCAGAATCTGACACATTCTTGTGGACAACTGTGATTGCTGGGCTGACACAAGCTGAAAACTTTGTTGAAGCAATAGATGCTTTTTGTAGCATGGGAGCTGCTCGCGTATCCCCAAATTCCTACACTTATGCAGGCATCCTTAAGGCCTGCTCATGCATTCCACTACTGGAGTTTGGAATGCTAATCCATTCACGTGTATGGAAGGTAGGCCTACAAGAGAATGCTTCTGTTGTGAATGCACTTGTTGACATGTACATGAAATGCTTGAGATCTGAAGATGCTTTATCTCTTTTCAAAGAAGTACCTACACCTGACGTCATCTTGTGGACATCTCTCATTACTGGCTTCGCCATACATAACCAAGAACGTGAAGCTGTTCAAGCATTTAATTATATGCAAGCAGCTGGAATTCAGGCAACTTCATCCACGTTTGCTAGCTTGCTTAAGGCTTGCTCCAGCAAACTAGACCAAGTGGGAAGGTTTCATGGTTGCATAATCAAGAGTGGTGCTGATGCAGATATTGCTGTTGGAAATTCACTAGTTGATGTTTATGCAAGATTCGGGATGATGGAGGATGCTTGGAGTATTACCAAGACAATGGCAGATAGAGATGTGGTTACTTATACAAGCTTGGCAAAAGGAAACAACCATTTGGGTCATCATTTAGAGGCTCTCGATGTTATGCATGTTTTGCTAGATGATAACGTCCGAGTAGATAATTTTTGCTTAGCAACCTTTTTATCTGCTTCTGCTGGTTTGCCAGCACTGGAGGCAGGAAAGCAAATCCACTGCTGTGCTGTAAAGACAGGGTTCGAGCACTGGATTTCTGTAGGAAACAGCCTGGTTGACATGTATGGCAAGTGTGGAAACACGAGGGATAGCCAGAGAATGTTTACATTGATCCCCAATCCAAATGTTGTATCATGGAATGCATTGATGGCTGGTATGGCCTCAAATGGGCAGTTCGCCAGTGCCCTTCATTGTTTTGAAGAGATGCAACTGGTAGGTCTGAACCCTGATGATGTTACCTTTTTGTTGGCTCTATATGCTTGCAGTCATGGTGGATTGGTTGAGAGAGGTCGTCAAATTTTCAAGCAGATGCATGAAATTCACAAGGTCACAGCGACGTTGGATCATTATGTATGCATGGTTGATCTTCTTGGCCGTGCTGGGTTTCTTGAATCTGCAGCTGAGCTTACAGAAAGCATGCCTTTCAGACCTGATGCACTTTTATATAAAACTTTATTGAGTTCCTGTAAATTGCATAAGAATGTAGGTTTAGGAGAGTATGCAGCAGGCCGCGCTCTCGAGTTAGATCCCACTGACCCAGCAACTTATGTGTTGCTGGCTAACATGTATGATGATGCTGCAAAGTCGGATTCTGCTAACAGCGTGCGATTAATGTTGAAACAGAGAGGTTTAAAGAAAAATCCTGGACAAAGCTGGATAGAGATAAGGAATAAGCTGTATCATTTCACATCTGGTGACAGGTTTCATCCCCAGACAGCTGAGATGCATGCGAAGTTGGAGaaattgaatgtggatgtgAGGAAGTTGGGATATGAGGGTACCGACAGAAAGCAGAACTCGTATCATAGTGAAAGGCTTGCACTTGCCTTTGGCTTGCTTCATGCGCCACATTCAGCTGCCATTCGTGTAATTAAGAATTTGCGCATCTGTAGTGACTGTCATTCTTTCATAAGATTTGTCAGCATTTTGGTTGACAGAGATATCATTATTAGAGATGGAAATAGATTTCACTCATTCAAGAATGGAGTCTGTTCTTGTGGTGAATACTGGTAA